Proteins encoded by one window of Homoserinimonas aerilata:
- a CDS encoding GntR family transcriptional regulator, translating to MLVRVDPSSEVPLFDQLATGIRVSIMSGSLPTGERLPSARELAESLDINVHTVLRAYQELRDEGLIELRRGRGAIVSAKARDYSGLTAAIASVVAEARAHDVSPAALSTLIREAYQ from the coding sequence ATGTTGGTTCGAGTCGACCCGTCGTCGGAGGTTCCGCTGTTCGATCAGCTGGCCACCGGCATCCGGGTGTCAATCATGTCGGGGTCGCTGCCCACGGGGGAGCGCCTGCCGTCGGCGCGTGAGCTGGCCGAGTCGCTCGACATCAACGTGCACACCGTTCTGCGCGCGTATCAGGAGCTTCGCGACGAGGGCCTCATCGAGCTTCGTCGCGGCCGCGGCGCCATCGTCTCGGCGAAGGCGCGCGACTACAGCGGGCTCACCGCGGCCATCGCCTCCGTCGTCGCCGAAGCGCGGGCGCACGACGTCTCGCCGGCAGCACTGTCCACACTCATCAGAGAGGCCTACCAATGA